The proteins below are encoded in one region of Chelmon rostratus isolate fCheRos1 chromosome 21, fCheRos1.pri, whole genome shotgun sequence:
- the chmp6b gene encoding charged multivesicular body protein 6: MGNLFGKKKQTRVTEQDKAILQLKSQRDKLRQYQKKINLQLEKERLLAKQLLKNGKKEKALLLLKKKRYQDQLLDKTENQISNLERMVQDLEFAQIERKVIDGLKVGNECLKKMHEVMSVEEVERIMDETQDAIEYQRQIDEMLAGSLSQEDEDAVLAELEAITQGDVELPEVPSDELPEVPEAHERKRERDRPRKKPERELLAA, from the exons ATGGGAAATCTttttggaaaaaagaaacaaacccGAGTGACAGAACAAGACAAAGCGATTTTG CAACTGAAGTCGCAAAGAGATAAACTGAGGCAGTATCAGAAGAAGATCAAcctgcagctggagaaggagaggctCTTAGCCAAGCAGCTgctgaaaaatggcaaaaaaga GAAAGCGCTCCTCTTACTGAAGAAGAAGCGCTACCAGGATCAACTTCTAGACAAGACGGAGAACCAGATCAGCAACCTGGAGCGCATG GTTCAAGACCTGGAATTTGCCCAGATTGAAAGGAAAGTCATCGATGGGTTGAAAGTCGGAAATGAATGTCTGAAAAAAATGCACGAG GTGATGTCTGTTGAAGAAGTAGAGCGGATTATGGATGAAACCCAGGACGCCATTGAGTACCAAAGG CAAATAGACGAGATGCTGGCCGGCTCTTTATCACAAGAAGATGAGGATGCTGTACTGGCTGAGCTGGAGGCCATAACTCAG GGAGACGTCGAGCTTCCTGAGGTCCCCTCAGACGAGCTGCCAGAAGTCCCGGAGGCCCACGAGCGGAAACGAG AGAGGGATCGTCCCAGAAAGAAGCCGGAGCGAGAGCTGCTGGCTGCGTAG